From a single Lolium rigidum isolate FL_2022 chromosome 7, APGP_CSIRO_Lrig_0.1, whole genome shotgun sequence genomic region:
- the LOC124677195 gene encoding ABC transporter B family member 19-like, with protein MADPAVADVKAEKAAANGSAGGGCDAAAAVGQGKKRADQAVAFHELFSFADKWDLALMSLGSLGAVAHGAAMPCFFLLFGDLINGFGKNQTDLRTMTDEVAKYALYFVYLGLVVCVASYSEIACWMYTGERQVIALRKAYLDAVLRQDVGFFDTDARTGDIVFGVSTDTLLVQDAIGEKVGNFIHYLATFFAGLVVGFISAWRLALLSVAVIPAIAFAGGLYAYTLTGLTSKSRESYANAGVVAEQAIAQVRTVYSFVGESKALNSYSEAIQNTLKLGYKAGMAKGLGIGCTYASACMSWALVFWYAGVFIRNGQSDGGKAFTAIFSAIVGGMSLGQAFSNLGAFSKGKIAGYKLLEVIRQKPSIVNDQKDGQCLAEVHGNIEFKDVTFSYPSRPDVMIFRDFSLFFPSGKTVAVVGGSGSGKSTVVALIERFYDPNEGKVLLDNVDLKTLQLRWLRDQIGLVNQEPALFATTILENILYGKPDATIAEVEAAATASNAHSFITLLPNGYNTMVGERGIQLSGGQKQRIAIARAMLKDPKILLLDEATSALDADSENIVQEALDRLMVGRTTVVVAHRLSTIRNVNMIAVIQQGQVVETGTHDELLLKGTSGAYASLIRFQESARNRDLVCASTRRSRSMHLTSSLSTKSLSLRSGSLRNLSYQYSTGADGRIEMMSVADNSLKYPAPRGYFFKLLKLNAPEWPYAVLGAIGSVLSGFIGPAFAIVMGEMLDVFYYKDLNEMERKTKLYVFIYIGIGIYAVVAYLVQHYFFSIMGENLTTRVRRMMLSAILRNEVGWFDEEENNSSLVAARVAVDAADVKSAIAERISVILQNITTLMTSFIVGFIIEWRVALLILATFPLLVLANFAQQLSMKGFAGDTAKAHAKSSMVAGEGVSNIRTVAAFNAQNKIMSLFSHELRIPEEQILRRSQTAGLLYGLSQLCLYCSEALILWYGSHLVRSHGSTFSKVIKVFVVLVVTANSVAETVSLAPEIIRGGESIRSIFGILNRATRIELDDPESERVSTVRGDIELRHVDFAYPARPDIEIFKDFNLKIQAGRSQALVGASGSGKSTVIALIERFYDPTGGKVMIDGKDIRRLNLKSLRLKIGLVQQEPVLFASSILENIAYGKEGATEEEVIEAAKTANVHSFVSQLPDGYKTAVGERGVQLSGGQKQRIAIARAVLKNPAILLLDEATSALDAESESVLQEALERLMKGRTTVLVAHRLSTIRGVDRIAVVQDGRIVEHGGHSELVARPEGAYSRLLQLQHHRN; from the exons ATGGCTGACCCGGCGGTGGCGGACGTGAAGGCGGAGAAGGCTGCGGCGAACGGATCGGCGGGAGGCGGCTGCGATGCGGCGGCAGCAGTGGGGCAGGGCAAGAAGCGAGCGGACCAGGCAGTGGCGTTCCACGAGCTGTTCTCCTTCGCCGACAAGTGGGACCTGGCGCTCATGTCCCTTGGGAGCCTCGGCGCGGTGGCGCACGGCGCCGCCATGccctgcttcttcctcctcttcggggACCTCATCAACGGCTTCGGCAAGAACCAGACCGACCTCCGCACCATGACCGACGAGGTCGCCAAG TATGCGCTCTACTTCGTCTACCTCGGACTGGTGGTCTGCGTCGCCTCCTACTCTG AGATCGCGTGCTGGATGTACACCGGGGAGCGGCAGGTGATCGCGCTCCGGAAGGCGTACCTGGACGCGGTGCTGCGGCAGGACGTCGGGTTCTTCGACACGGACGCGCGCACGGGGGACATCGTCTTCGGGGTCTCCACCGACACGCTGCTCGTGCAGGACGCCATCGGCGAGAAGGTCGGCAACTTCATCCACTACCTCGCCACCTTCTTCgcggggctcgtcgtcggcttcatctccgcgtgGCGGCTGGCGCTGCTTAGCGTCGCCGTCATCCCCGCCATCGCCTTCGCCGGCGGACTCTACGCCTACACTCTCACCGGGCTCACCTCCAAGAGCCGGGAGTCCTACGCCAATGCcggcgtcgtggcagagcag GCAATTGCACAAGTTAGAACAGTCTACTCATTCGTTGGAGAGAGCAAAGCGCTCAATTCCTACTCCGAAGCAATCCAGAACACACTGAAGCTTGGTTACAAAGCTGGAATGGCTAAAGGTCTTGGAATTGGATGCACATACGCGAGTGCATGCATGTCTTGGGCACTAGTATTCTGGTATGCCGGTGTCTTCATCAGGAATGGGCAGAGTGATGGTGGCAAGGCTTTTACTGCCATCTTTTCTGCAATCGTTGGTGGCAT GAGTCTTGGCCAGGCATTCTCAAATCTTGGAGCTTTCAGCAAAGGGAAGATTGCTGGTTACAAACTGTTGGAGGTCATTCGTCAGAAACCTTCCATAGTAAATGATCAGAAGGATGGCCAGTGTTTGGCAGAGGTCCATGGAAATATAGAGTTCAAGGATGTTACTTTCAGTTATCCATCAAGGCCTGATGTTATGATCTTTCGGGATTTCTCTTTGTTCTTTCCTTCTGGGAAAACTGTTGCAGTTGTTGGAGGCAGTGGATCTGGAAAGAGCACTGTTGtggctttgatagaaaggttctaTGATCCTAATGAAG GCAAGGTTTTGCTGGACAATGTTGACCTCAAGACACTGCAATTGAGGTGGCTGAGAGATCAGATTGGACTAGTAAACCAAGAACCTGCCCTTTTTGCAACTACTATCCTTGAGAATATACTGTATGGAAAGCCTGATGCCACGATTGCAGAAGTTGAAGCTGCAGCAACTGCATCCAATGCTCATAGTTTTATCACTCTCCTCCCCAATGGATACAACACAATG GTTGGTGAGCGGGGAATTCAGCTCTCTGGTGGTCAGAAACAGCGTATTGCAATAGCTCGTGCTATGCTGAAGGACCCCAAGATACTGCTCCTTGATGAAGCTACTAGTGCTTTAGATGCAGATTCAGAAAACATTGTGCAAGAAGCTCTAGACCGCCTGATGGTTGGACGAACTACAGTAGTTGTTGCGCACCGCCTGTCTACTATTAGAAATGTAAACATGATCGCAGTGATACAGCAAGGCCAAGTTGTTGAGACTGGGACACATGATGAACTTCTACTGAAAGGAACCTCTGGAGCATATGCATCTCTGATTCGTTTTCAGGAATCAGCACGTAATAGAGATCTTGTTTGTGCATCTACCCGACGGTCGCGCTCAATGCACCTGACAAGCTCTCTTTCCACCAAATCTTTGAGCCTCAGGTCGGGAAGTTTACGGAACCTGAGCTATCAGTACAGTACTGGAGCAGATGGGCGCATTGAGATGATGTCGGTTGCAGATAATAGCCTCAAATACCCAGCACCGCGTGGTTACTTTTTCAAGCTCCTGAAATTGAATGCTCCCGAGTGGCCTTATGCGGTGCTGGGTGCCATTGGCTCTGTTCTGTCTGGATTCATTGGTCCAGCATTTGCCATTGTTATGGGTGAAATGCTTGATGTGTTCTACTACAAAGATCTCAACGAGATGGAGAGGAAAACTAAGCTTTATGTGTTCATCTACATTGGCATAGGCATATATGCTGTAGTTGCCTATCTTGTGCAGCACTACTTCTTCAGCATAATGGGAGAAAATCTTACAACCAGGGTTAGGAGGATGATGCTGTCCG CGATACTAAGGAATGAAGTTGGTTGGTTTGACGAAGAAGAAAACAACTCAAGTCTTGTGGCTGCTCGTGTAGCGGTTGATGCGGCTGATGTGAAATCAGCGATAGCTGAGAGGATATCAGTGATACTGCAGAACATTACCACCCTTATGACATCTTTCATTGTCGGTTTTATCATTGAGTGGAGAGTGGCACTCCTTATTCTGGCCACTTTCCCTCTTCTTGTGCTTGCCAACTTTGCGCAG CAACTTTCAATGAAGGGGTTTGCTGGTGACACAGCCAAGGcacatgccaagagcagcatggttgCTGGTGAAGGCGTGAGCAACATCCGCACCGTGGCAGCGTTCAACGCTCAAAACAAGATCATGTCTCTCTTCAGCCATGAGCTGCGCATACCAGAGGAGCAGATCCTGCGCCGCAGTCAGACTGCGGGCCTTCTGTATGGCCTCTCACAGCTCTGCCTGTACTGCTCAGAAGCGCTCATTCTCTGGTATGGTTCTCACCTGGTCCGGTCACATGGGTCAACCTTCTCCAAGGTCATCAAGGTTTTCGTTGTCCTTGTTGTGACTGCCAACTCCGTTGCCGAGACGGTCAGCCTGGCCCCGGAGATCATCCGTGGAGGCGAATCTATCCGCTCCATCTTCGGCATCCTCAACAGGGCGACAAGGATCGAGCTTGATGATCCGGAGTCGGAGCGTGTCAGCACTGTTCGCGGGGACATTGAGCTGCGGCATGTCGACTTCGCCTACCCGGCCCGCCCTGACATTGAAATCTTCAAGGATTTCAACCTGAAGATCCAGGCTGGGCGCAGCCAGGCTCTAGTTGGAGCTAGCGGGTCTGGAAAGAGCACTGTCATTGCCCTCATCGAGCGGTTCTACGACCCAACTGGTGGCAAGGTTATGATCGATGGCAAGGACATCAGGAGGCTGAACCTGAAGTCCCTGCGGCTCAAGATTGGCCTCGTGCAGCAGGAGCCTGTACTCTTCGCGTCGAGCATTCTTGAGAACATCGCGTATGGCAAGGAAGGCgcgaccgaggaggaggtgatcgAGGCAGCCAAGACAGCGAACGTGCACAGCTTCGTCAGCCAGCTGCCCGACGGGTACAAGACGGCGGTTGGCGAGCGAGGCGTGCAGCTGTCAGGCGGCCAGAAGCAGCGGATCGCCATCGCCAGGGCGGTGCTCAAGAACCCAGCCATCCTGCTCCTTGACGAGGCGACGAGCGCGCTGGACGCCGAGTCTGAGTCCGTGCTGCAGGAGGCACTGGAGCGGCTGATGAAGGGGCGGACCACCGTCCTGGTCGCGCATCGCCTCTCAACGATCCGAGGCGTGGACCGCATAGCGGTCGTCCAGGATGGGCGGATCGTCGAGCACGGCGGCCACTCGGagctggtggcgcggccggaaggGGCGTACTCGCGGCTGCTGCAGCTGCAGCACCACCGCAACTGA